From Paenibacillus physcomitrellae, the proteins below share one genomic window:
- a CDS encoding magnesium transporter MgtE N-terminal domain-containing protein has protein sequence MAQAELEEKETGGGFGRFLFFVTPILFTIVLLGVLLTLLNKDVQNKALTALNKVPFVNQWVPDPVKTGAEGQKDTAEQEKSSEATIKELKNQLAEQQKQIQKANEQTAQQSEKVNDLQAKLDEATQKNNEQAQQTANEAAENYQKQVKQLAQLYGEMNASKAASIMSNLTTEENVLLFNAMSNESKSAILEKMDPKEAAEISIRLKDAEPSEDLAIAALQSRLKKDESAGSQSTGSSAASGLDTTQLSQTFATMDPTKAAKLLLQTNTISPEKTLSILHAVDDATRSRILAAMSDEDDVATAKILNKLVSSK, from the coding sequence TTGGCGCAAGCTGAATTAGAAGAGAAAGAAACAGGCGGGGGATTTGGACGGTTTTTGTTTTTTGTAACACCTATTTTGTTTACGATCGTGCTGTTGGGCGTGCTGCTCACGCTTTTGAATAAAGATGTGCAGAACAAGGCTTTAACCGCACTGAATAAAGTTCCGTTCGTTAATCAGTGGGTTCCAGACCCCGTGAAGACGGGGGCTGAAGGTCAGAAAGACACGGCCGAGCAGGAGAAGAGCTCCGAAGCAACAATTAAGGAGCTCAAGAATCAGCTGGCCGAGCAGCAAAAACAAATTCAGAAAGCCAACGAGCAAACGGCTCAGCAATCGGAAAAGGTCAATGATCTGCAGGCTAAACTGGATGAAGCCACACAGAAAAATAACGAGCAGGCGCAGCAGACGGCAAATGAGGCCGCCGAAAATTATCAAAAGCAAGTCAAACAGCTTGCCCAGCTGTATGGGGAAATGAACGCCAGCAAAGCGGCGAGTATTATGAGCAATTTGACGACCGAAGAAAATGTGCTGTTGTTCAATGCGATGAGCAATGAAAGCAAATCAGCCATTCTGGAGAAGATGGACCCGAAGGAAGCCGCTGAAATCTCTATCCGTTTGAAGGATGCGGAGCCCTCGGAGGATTTGGCGATCGCCGCCCTTCAGTCCAGATTGAAAAAAGACGAAAGCGCAGGCAGTCAGAGCACCGGGTCCTCTGCAGCATCGGGATTGGACACAACGCAGTTAAGTCAAACCTTTGCGACTATGGATCCAACCAAAGCGGCGAAGCTGCTGCTCCAGACCAATACGATCAGTCCTGAGAAAACCCTTTCGATCCTCCATGCTGTGGACGATGCGACGCGTTCCCGGATCTTGGCGGCCATGTCAGATGAAGATGATGTGGCTACAGCGAAGATCCTGAATAAGCTGGTCAGCAGCAAATAG
- a CDS encoding flagellar hook-length control protein FliK: MSSIQSTPATSAAAGSGGSPGASTTASSVSSAGPGATSASTATAGGSGTAAGGKAAQGAPGATFSGTLIQFLSGTPAGANDASPKAASNASENAELQLAASILALLGGAKTAAPSTADAAGQSTNTAELSKALEALADLLQNTKDLQDVLTADPQLMTQLQLWIQQALQLLQGMGGLQTGAAASQGNVDLMASVSASGQSSALPELPMLAKQPDTMKFALLDTIQSLKELVGSVGPAGISSQLTGSFDQLVSSLQKTLGQLQNANVQPQNPQLAVQVDKGLTPADQTTVQGDRTAMADRSAQQQPTVSVQTANEDSASNQNQSSDQTPYTTGSNVVTAGQLQLRDGTAVMPKAPAPVPVDQFAQEMTRFVVSKLDIVKLQGMSEAKISLTPEHLGQVDIRITLHNGQLVAQFVTEHAFAKDSLEQQMSQLRTALQSQGLQVEKLEVTQNASLSSHMYQDGKQSGSGSQQRENNRRRTVEEDDGLTSLDSIEEWNEWVKEVQSKQENYGSSFVAKA, from the coding sequence ATGAGTTCGATTCAAAGCACACCAGCCACTTCGGCAGCAGCAGGTTCCGGTGGTTCGCCAGGAGCGAGTACTACAGCATCTTCCGTCAGTTCCGCAGGTCCGGGAGCTACTTCGGCTTCCACAGCAACAGCTGGAGGTTCCGGAACGGCAGCGGGCGGCAAAGCGGCTCAGGGAGCTCCGGGAGCTACATTTAGCGGTACGCTTATTCAGTTCCTGTCAGGTACACCTGCTGGCGCTAACGACGCTTCACCGAAAGCCGCCAGCAACGCAAGCGAAAATGCAGAGCTTCAGTTGGCGGCATCTATTCTGGCGTTGTTGGGCGGTGCCAAAACAGCCGCCCCGAGTACTGCAGATGCAGCCGGTCAAAGCACAAACACCGCTGAGTTGTCCAAAGCGCTTGAGGCTCTTGCCGATCTGCTTCAAAACACAAAAGATCTGCAGGACGTGTTAACGGCTGATCCCCAGCTGATGACACAACTTCAGTTATGGATTCAGCAGGCGCTGCAGCTTCTCCAAGGAATGGGCGGTTTGCAGACGGGAGCAGCAGCGTCGCAAGGCAATGTTGATCTTATGGCTTCGGTTTCTGCATCCGGTCAGAGCTCGGCGCTTCCTGAACTTCCTATGCTGGCCAAGCAGCCGGATACGATGAAGTTTGCATTGCTGGATACGATCCAATCGCTGAAGGAGCTTGTCGGTAGCGTTGGCCCGGCAGGGATTTCTTCTCAGCTGACAGGTTCGTTCGACCAGCTGGTGTCCTCCTTACAGAAGACGCTGGGACAACTGCAGAACGCTAACGTTCAACCACAGAACCCGCAGCTGGCCGTCCAAGTGGACAAAGGGCTTACGCCAGCCGATCAAACAACGGTTCAAGGCGACAGAACGGCAATGGCAGATCGCTCTGCGCAGCAGCAGCCCACAGTGTCCGTACAGACAGCGAACGAGGACAGCGCTTCTAACCAGAATCAGTCTTCGGACCAAACCCCTTATACGACGGGGTCCAATGTAGTGACGGCCGGACAGCTGCAGCTTAGAGACGGTACAGCAGTTATGCCGAAAGCGCCAGCACCGGTACCGGTGGATCAATTTGCTCAGGAAATGACCCGGTTTGTAGTGAGTAAACTTGATATTGTCAAACTTCAGGGGATGTCCGAAGCTAAAATTTCTTTAACTCCGGAGCACTTGGGGCAGGTAGATATCCGTATTACGCTTCATAATGGTCAGCTAGTAGCCCAGTTTGTTACCGAGCATGCTTTTGCCAAAGATTCGCTCGAACAGCAGATGTCCCAGCTTCGAACGGCGCTTCAATCGCAGGGCTTGCAAGTAGAGAAACTTGAAGTTACGCAAAACGCTTCTCTCTCCTCGCATATGTACCAGGATGGCAAGCAGTCGGGAAGTGGTTCGCAGCAGCGCGAGAACAACCGCCGCAGAACGGTCGAGGAAGATGACGGGTTAACGAGCCTAGATTCCATCGAAGAATGGAACGAGTGGGTGAAGGAAGTGCAGTCCAAGCAGGAGAACTACGGCAGCTCTTTTGTAGCAAAAGCCTAG
- a CDS encoding flagellar hook capping FlgD N-terminal domain-containing protein: MADIIPTNVSWPNYSASNVQGAAAKDTQSLGKDQFLKILITQLQNQDPMQPMEDKEFIAQMAQFTSVEQLVNISSQLNTMSLSLGSVSSLIGKQATWMQNTSDSSDSYVIDGNTTSDDGVTLKGIIDGIVMRSGVQYAKIGSNEVPVTELLQIDNPEESNNSSEDGGQTDAPSSQNPSGSGL; this comes from the coding sequence ATGGCAGACATTATTCCTACAAATGTGAGCTGGCCGAATTATTCAGCTTCGAATGTACAAGGAGCGGCTGCAAAAGATACACAGTCACTTGGCAAAGACCAGTTTCTGAAAATTCTGATTACGCAGCTGCAGAATCAAGACCCTATGCAGCCTATGGAAGATAAAGAGTTTATAGCTCAAATGGCGCAGTTTACTTCGGTGGAACAGCTTGTCAATATTTCAAGCCAGCTGAATACCATGAGTTTGTCGCTCGGCAGCGTATCCAGTTTGATTGGCAAACAGGCGACTTGGATGCAGAACACTTCCGATTCTTCCGATTCATACGTCATTGACGGAAATACAACCAGTGATGACGGGGTCACCTTAAAAGGTATTATTGACGGCATTGTGATGCGCTCAGGCGTCCAATACGCCAAAATTGGCAGCAATGAAGTGCCTGTAACCGAGCTGCTGCAAATTGATAATCCTGAAGAATCTAACAATTCCAGTGAAGATGGTGGTCAGACGGATGCCCCAAGCAGCCAGAATCCATCGGGGAGCGGCTTATGA
- a CDS encoding TIGR02530 family flagellar biosynthesis protein, translated as MSDSFTVGRLYPGRLQPVTLSQSPVKSNSTAAQEGPASFQNILNNEMVRFSNHAAKRLEQRGIQLRPEQLGKIGQAIDDAAAKGSKDSLILMKDMAFIVNVGNRTVVTAMDGNSMKNNVFTQIDSAVIIQ; from the coding sequence ATGAGTGATTCGTTTACAGTAGGCCGATTATATCCCGGACGATTGCAGCCTGTAACGTTATCGCAATCGCCTGTCAAGTCCAACTCAACTGCAGCGCAAGAGGGTCCTGCATCCTTTCAGAACATACTGAATAATGAGATGGTTCGGTTCAGCAACCATGCAGCCAAAAGGCTGGAACAGCGCGGAATTCAACTGCGTCCGGAGCAGCTGGGCAAAATCGGACAAGCCATCGATGACGCTGCTGCCAAAGGTTCCAAAGATTCGCTGATCTTAATGAAGGATATGGCCTTCATTGTCAATGTAGGAAATCGTACGGTTGTGACTGCTATGGATGGAAACAGTATGAAAAACAACGTATTTACGCAAATTGACAGCGCCGTTATTATCCAATAA
- the flgG gene encoding flagellar basal body rod protein FlgG has product MLRSMYSGVSGMRGFQTKLDVIGNNIANVNTVGFKSGRVMFKDIMSQTVSGVTAPVDGESAGVNAKQIGLGVSIGSIDTLHTAGSAQTTNNPLDLRLDGDGFFLVKMTPDQEVPYLTRAGDFHMDATGNLVTSDGLFVCDSAGDPITIDTENVTAFTISQDGTLVQKLADGTTENGVQIGVGKVVNPEGLEKIGGNLYRMTLNANPDGELEPTTANNAEVGTGAIVSGQLEMSNVDLTGEFTEMIVAQRGFQANSRIITTSDEVLQEVVNLKR; this is encoded by the coding sequence ATGTTAAGATCCATGTATTCGGGCGTTTCAGGTATGCGGGGATTTCAAACCAAACTGGACGTTATCGGCAACAACATCGCCAACGTCAATACAGTCGGCTTTAAATCCGGCCGCGTTATGTTTAAAGATATTATGAGCCAAACCGTTTCGGGTGTTACAGCCCCAGTGGACGGTGAGTCTGCAGGCGTCAATGCAAAACAGATCGGTTTAGGTGTCTCTATTGGCTCTATCGATACGCTGCACACGGCCGGCAGTGCACAGACGACTAATAATCCGTTGGATCTTCGTCTGGATGGCGACGGATTTTTCCTGGTAAAGATGACGCCCGATCAAGAGGTGCCCTATTTAACACGAGCAGGGGATTTCCATATGGATGCGACAGGCAACCTAGTTACGTCCGACGGATTGTTTGTTTGTGATTCAGCTGGGGATCCAATCACGATCGACACAGAGAATGTTACAGCGTTCACTATTTCCCAAGACGGCACACTTGTTCAGAAACTGGCTGACGGCACTACGGAAAACGGCGTTCAAATTGGAGTTGGAAAGGTAGTGAATCCGGAAGGTCTTGAAAAAATCGGCGGCAACTTGTACCGTATGACACTCAACGCTAACCCTGATGGTGAACTTGAGCCGACAACGGCGAATAATGCGGAAGTGGGCACAGGAGCTATTGTTTCCGGGCAATTGGAAATGTCCAACGTCGATCTGACTGGCGAGTTTACGGAAATGATCGTGGCTCAACGCGGATTCCAGGCTAACTCCCGTATTATCACCACTTCTGATGAAGTGCTGCAGGAAGTCGTTAACCTGAAACGGTAG
- a CDS encoding flagellar FlbD family protein, whose protein sequence is MISVTRINGTSFWVNAIMIESVEETPDTYITLVTGKRLIVLEKAAEVLQKIQEYYKEIGMHAAAIKVQQTEELS, encoded by the coding sequence ATGATTTCAGTTACCAGAATCAACGGAACATCATTTTGGGTAAACGCCATTATGATTGAATCCGTAGAAGAAACCCCGGACACTTACATAACCTTAGTGACCGGCAAACGTTTGATCGTTTTGGAGAAAGCGGCGGAGGTACTGCAGAAGATCCAAGAGTATTATAAGGAAATTGGCATGCATGCGGCTGCTATTAAAGTGCAACAAACGGAGGAATTATCATGA
- a CDS encoding flagellar basal body-associated FliL family protein yields MKKMFPWLITMLLSITLIVLAAFLIVRPGTTPADGETSANKTETKQAHKLSADEIVKVTSVIEGIKTNLSDPSYILSINFAFQLNNEKAKEAFDKIAEFKVKPIIVKTLAEKKPEELTGAKGKDQLCTELLNQIDQVLPEGSLSQIEITDFVMSAI; encoded by the coding sequence ATGAAGAAAATGTTTCCTTGGCTGATCACGATGCTGCTATCGATAACGCTGATCGTGCTGGCGGCATTCCTGATTGTCAGGCCCGGAACTACCCCGGCTGATGGAGAAACTTCTGCGAATAAGACGGAGACGAAACAAGCTCACAAATTATCCGCTGACGAGATTGTAAAAGTGACTTCCGTCATCGAAGGCATTAAAACCAACTTGTCCGATCCCAGCTACATTCTCAGCATTAATTTTGCGTTTCAGCTAAACAATGAGAAAGCCAAAGAAGCTTTTGATAAGATCGCAGAGTTCAAAGTGAAGCCGATTATTGTCAAAACGCTGGCAGAGAAAAAGCCGGAGGAGTTAACGGGAGCTAAAGGAAAAGACCAACTTTGCACGGAGCTGCTGAACCAAATCGATCAAGTGCTGCCGGAAGGAAGCTTGTCCCAGATTGAAATCACAGATTTCGTTATGTCCGCCATTTAG